A portion of the Paenibacillus hamazuiensis genome contains these proteins:
- a CDS encoding 4'-phosphopantetheinyl transferase family protein — translation MDTLSYSEELALVRPNSRFKASLRICSRTSPYEETEAASILHEQELAYYRKLRFDRKRSFVLGRYCAKRAIAGYAGAEHFRPTQIWVQQGVFHQPVVMLQRAAEPIQVTITHCGDLAAAIAFPEVHPMGIDLEKIDSNHAGAIESQITPLEKNILHGLSFEYETALTMLWTSKESLSKILKTGLMTPFSVYEINQVEIKPNCMIASYTNFAQYSTLSFVLGRYMISITHPKRTGFKVNIPEIQRLFQASG, via the coding sequence TTGGACACCTTGTCGTATTCGGAGGAGCTTGCATTAGTAAGGCCGAACAGCCGCTTTAAGGCATCGCTCCGTATATGCAGCCGTACAAGCCCTTATGAAGAAACAGAAGCGGCAAGCATCCTGCATGAACAGGAGCTTGCCTATTACCGGAAGCTTCGATTCGATAGAAAACGGAGTTTTGTTTTGGGAAGGTACTGCGCGAAGCGGGCGATCGCCGGCTATGCGGGTGCGGAGCACTTTCGGCCCACGCAAATCTGGGTTCAGCAGGGCGTTTTTCACCAGCCCGTCGTTATGCTCCAACGGGCCGCCGAGCCGATTCAGGTTACGATCACGCACTGCGGCGACTTGGCTGCAGCGATCGCGTTTCCGGAGGTCCACCCGATGGGCATCGACCTGGAGAAAATCGACAGCAACCATGCGGGTGCCATCGAATCCCAGATTACGCCGCTCGAGAAGAACATATTGCATGGCCTCTCCTTCGAATACGAAACGGCGCTCACCATGCTGTGGACCTCCAAGGAATCGTTGTCGAAGATTTTAAAGACCGGACTGATGACTCCGTTTTCCGTCTATGAGATTAACCAGGTGGAGATCAAACCGAACTGCATGATCGCAAGCTACACCAACTTTGCCCAATACAGCACCTTATCGTTTGTCCTCGGCCGGTATATGATCTCGATCACACATCCGAAAAGAACCGGCTTTAAAGTGAATATCCCGGAGATTCAACGCCTGTTTCAGGCATCCGGGTAA
- a CDS encoding extracellular solute-binding protein, translating into MNRDQRVMKKWALGAGAAALLLQAGCSASAGSGGGTQAASSNEPYELTYLTTGDQGAKPLQPNDRIIAEINKRLNIKLNLKIVPEFSYDKINVAMASGDLPDIITTQYPSASISQWVKEGLIIPLDDYLKNTPTLKAKLENGLQWTAFDGKYYGYPFISGVDKSNYTLQFRQDWLDKLGLQPPKTLDELHAALKAVVEKDPDGNGKADTYGYITNKPIAGDPLTAFDFVFYAYGMPYGDYAKDDKGNVIPRFEHPAFKQGITELRKWYDEKLIDPEFIVYDRPAKEQKFFQSKAGFMDGPLFRHVSRIEGSLQQVIPTGKLGYTAPPAGPDGKQGMAFKSKNALFTSITKKAKQPEKAAQLIEFLLSKEGRELLQLGIEGVHYTKQGDKITYNEPEREKDGFSPNGWAHPLAWGNVTWPIDESYLPQTEPRIDRALDSVKVASKYIMPNLVNKKTDAEIEYGKAVNEVYNQYFVNLLNGKLDIDKGIAELGQKWRQAGGDKILKDVSEEYRKNGGK; encoded by the coding sequence ATGAACAGAGATCAACGTGTGATGAAAAAATGGGCGCTAGGAGCGGGTGCCGCCGCATTGCTGCTGCAGGCCGGATGCTCCGCGTCGGCAGGCTCCGGGGGCGGCACCCAGGCGGCAAGCTCGAACGAACCTTACGAGCTGACTTACCTGACCACGGGGGACCAGGGCGCGAAGCCGCTGCAGCCGAACGACCGGATTATCGCGGAAATCAACAAACGGCTGAATATCAAGCTGAATTTGAAAATCGTTCCCGAATTTTCCTACGACAAAATCAATGTGGCGATGGCCAGCGGCGATCTCCCGGATATTATTACGACGCAGTATCCTTCCGCTTCGATATCCCAGTGGGTCAAGGAGGGGCTGATCATCCCGCTGGACGATTATTTGAAAAACACGCCGACGCTCAAGGCCAAGCTGGAAAACGGCCTGCAGTGGACAGCCTTTGACGGCAAATATTACGGCTACCCGTTCATCAGCGGGGTCGACAAGTCGAACTACACGCTGCAGTTCAGGCAGGATTGGCTCGATAAGCTCGGGCTGCAGCCGCCGAAAACGCTGGATGAGCTGCACGCCGCGCTCAAGGCGGTCGTCGAGAAGGATCCCGACGGCAACGGCAAAGCCGATACCTACGGGTACATTACGAACAAGCCGATCGCCGGCGATCCGCTCACCGCTTTCGACTTTGTCTTTTATGCATACGGCATGCCTTACGGAGACTACGCCAAGGACGACAAGGGCAATGTGATTCCGCGGTTCGAGCATCCGGCGTTCAAGCAAGGGATCACCGAACTGCGCAAGTGGTATGACGAGAAGCTGATCGATCCGGAGTTTATCGTATATGACCGTCCGGCGAAGGAGCAGAAGTTTTTCCAAAGCAAGGCCGGGTTTATGGACGGACCGTTGTTCCGCCATGTGAGCCGCATCGAAGGCAGTCTCCAGCAGGTGATTCCGACGGGCAAGCTTGGCTATACGGCGCCGCCGGCCGGACCGGACGGGAAGCAAGGTATGGCGTTCAAATCGAAAAACGCCCTGTTTACTTCGATAACCAAAAAAGCGAAGCAGCCGGAAAAAGCGGCGCAGTTGATCGAGTTTTTGCTGTCCAAGGAAGGGCGCGAGCTGCTTCAGCTCGGCATCGAAGGCGTTCACTACACGAAGCAGGGCGACAAGATCACGTACAACGAGCCGGAGCGCGAGAAAGACGGATTTTCCCCTAACGGTTGGGCACATCCTCTCGCCTGGGGCAATGTGACGTGGCCGATCGACGAAAGCTATTTGCCGCAAACGGAGCCCCGCATCGATCGCGCTCTCGACTCGGTGAAGGTCGCCTCGAAGTACATCATGCCGAACCTGGTCAACAAGAAAACCGACGCGGAAATCGAATACGGCAAAGCGGTCAACGAAGTGTATAACCAATATTTCGTCAACCTGCTGAACGGCAAGCTCGACATCGACAAAGGCATCGCCGAGCTCGGTCAGAAATGGAGACAGGCCGGCGGCGATAAGATTTTGAAGGACGTAAGCGAAGAGTACCGGAAAAACGGCGGGAAGTAA
- a CDS encoding TauD/TfdA dioxygenase family protein — translation MSEIVASHDRPLSVPERGLKSGPRHLSRLPEGVEAQPYELFTVKPLGVTIGAEIEGVDLRRPVTPELQKELNRALLEWKVLFFRNQHITSEQQRAFARLWGELETHPFLPQGDSDEVVRFAKNEQSVGRENSWHSDVSWRLTPALGAVLRLIEVPEAGGDTLWADMAAAYDNLPDDVKQRIDGLHAVHDFTHVFGVRLSPEELLAKQAEFPAAIHPVVRKHPETGRKTLYVNPNFTVRIVGLEPDESEKLLQYLFLQAQVPEYQVRFRWEANSVAFWDNRATQHYASSDYYPSRRIAERVAIVGDRPF, via the coding sequence ATGTCTGAAATCGTTGCGAGTCACGATCGTCCGTTATCGGTGCCGGAGCGCGGGTTGAAGTCCGGGCCGAGGCACCTGAGCCGGCTGCCGGAAGGTGTGGAGGCGCAGCCGTACGAGCTGTTTACCGTGAAGCCGCTCGGCGTAACGATCGGCGCGGAAATCGAAGGCGTGGATTTGCGCCGGCCGGTAACGCCGGAGCTGCAGAAGGAGCTGAACCGTGCTTTGCTGGAATGGAAGGTGCTGTTTTTCCGCAACCAGCACATTACGAGCGAGCAGCAGCGGGCTTTCGCCAGACTGTGGGGGGAGCTGGAAACCCATCCGTTCTTGCCTCAAGGAGATTCGGACGAGGTTGTCCGCTTCGCCAAAAACGAGCAGTCCGTCGGCAGGGAAAACAGCTGGCACTCCGATGTGAGCTGGCGGCTTACTCCGGCGCTGGGCGCCGTTCTCCGGTTGATCGAGGTGCCGGAGGCCGGGGGAGATACGCTGTGGGCGGACATGGCGGCCGCTTACGATAACTTGCCCGACGATGTGAAGCAGCGCATCGACGGTCTGCACGCGGTGCACGATTTCACCCATGTGTTCGGAGTACGGCTGTCCCCGGAGGAGCTGCTTGCGAAGCAAGCCGAGTTTCCGGCCGCCATCCATCCGGTCGTGCGCAAGCACCCGGAAACGGGGCGCAAAACGCTGTACGTCAACCCGAATTTCACCGTGCGGATCGTCGGTCTGGAGCCTGACGAGAGCGAAAAGCTGCTGCAGTATTTGTTCCTGCAGGCGCAAGTACCCGAGTATCAGGTGCGCTTCCGGTGGGAAGCGAACTCCGTCGCCTTCTGGGATAACCGGGCGACACAGCATTATGCTTCGTCGGACTATTACCCGAGCCGCCGGATCGCAGAGCGTGTCGCGATCGTCGGGGATCGCCCTTTTTAA
- a CDS encoding efflux RND transporter permease subunit has product MSRLTNFSMKNVSAVFIIMFLLFGGGLYAGSELKMESLPDFSFPIVVVQTRYVAPPQDVLDQITKPIEKELANVEGLNTISSTSSDNVSTVVLEFGQGRNLKEAKRDVESLLQNVSLPQGAERPKAMTTGFANDPVYYMAIYGENGISQAELDRVYEDTILPAFNGLKGIDHVASIGNHEAEIRIKLDAKALNAFGLAPRDVEQSIQNALQSSPAGNAKIDGQSRMVRVSGEINTVYSLEKLNVTTPKGDVLPLGKLASVSSVSESKYIARLDGKPTIAVHLYKAKSANAVQFAEGADKLIEGWKQTLPNVKFHTVYNAAADIKLSIEGMVKEGVIGALLASAMILVFLRNVRMTMIVLVSIPLSILITLLVMAPLGITLNIMTLGGIAISIGRVVDDSIVVIENIYTQLVKRQERSEDVIRFATKQVATAITSSTITTVGVFGPMALVGDTLGEIFRPFALTIVVALLASLLVSVTVIPMLAKLMVLRRKKAIPAHHEGMGSMSERYRRSLDWVLRNRIKTLLLTGLIFVVSIVSTVPFLGASFMPQSEADKLIMVEVKMPPETSFDMLDLQMKQIETIMAEAKNDNGGKTFDYVEALIGYYLNADERTENRAMFFLRAGETTDAKAAAKQLKEKIVYELPQKSTVESTVLSFGSVSTGDDFVYHLKGENELQLEKAAEAVKEKLKSYPELIGIKDSLGDKREEVEIAVDPEKSRLYGLSSAQILEMVAAWIGVKDIGDFRV; this is encoded by the coding sequence ATGAGCCGACTGACGAATTTTTCGATGAAAAACGTTTCGGCGGTGTTCATCATCATGTTTCTGCTGTTCGGCGGCGGCCTGTATGCCGGAAGCGAGCTGAAAATGGAAAGCCTGCCGGACTTTTCGTTTCCGATCGTCGTCGTGCAGACGCGGTACGTCGCGCCGCCGCAGGACGTGCTGGATCAAATCACGAAGCCGATCGAAAAAGAGCTCGCCAACGTCGAAGGGCTCAATACGATCAGCTCCACCTCCAGCGACAACGTCTCCACCGTCGTCCTTGAATTCGGGCAAGGCCGGAACCTGAAGGAAGCGAAGCGCGATGTGGAAAGTTTGCTGCAAAACGTCAGCCTCCCGCAGGGGGCGGAGCGGCCGAAAGCGATGACGACGGGCTTTGCCAACGATCCGGTCTATTACATGGCGATTTACGGTGAAAACGGAATAAGTCAGGCGGAGCTGGACCGGGTATATGAAGATACCATCCTTCCCGCATTTAACGGGCTGAAGGGGATCGATCACGTCGCTTCGATCGGCAACCACGAGGCGGAAATCCGCATCAAGCTGGATGCGAAGGCGCTAAATGCGTTCGGCCTCGCCCCCCGGGATGTCGAGCAAAGCATCCAAAACGCGCTCCAGTCGAGCCCGGCGGGCAACGCCAAAATCGACGGCCAAAGCCGAATGGTCCGGGTAAGCGGCGAAATCAACACCGTTTACAGCCTGGAAAAGCTGAACGTCACCACCCCGAAGGGCGATGTGCTGCCGCTCGGCAAGCTGGCGTCCGTCAGCTCGGTCAGCGAATCGAAGTATATCGCGAGATTGGACGGCAAACCGACCATCGCGGTTCATTTGTACAAAGCGAAAAGCGCGAATGCGGTTCAGTTTGCCGAGGGAGCCGACAAGCTGATCGAGGGCTGGAAGCAAACGCTGCCGAACGTCAAATTTCATACGGTGTATAATGCGGCGGCCGACATCAAGCTTTCCATCGAAGGCATGGTGAAGGAGGGCGTGATCGGCGCTCTGCTTGCCTCGGCGATGATCCTCGTCTTTCTGCGGAACGTGCGGATGACGATGATCGTGCTCGTGTCGATTCCGCTGTCGATTCTGATCACGCTGCTTGTCATGGCCCCGCTCGGCATTACGCTGAATATTATGACACTGGGGGGCATCGCCATCTCGATCGGTCGCGTCGTCGACGACAGCATCGTCGTTATCGAGAATATATACACCCAGCTCGTGAAGCGCCAGGAGCGAAGCGAGGATGTGATCCGGTTCGCGACGAAACAGGTGGCGACGGCGATCACTTCCTCCACCATCACGACCGTCGGCGTTTTCGGTCCGATGGCGCTTGTAGGCGATACGCTCGGGGAAATTTTCCGGCCGTTCGCGCTCACGATTGTCGTCGCTTTGCTCGCCTCGCTTCTCGTGTCCGTCACGGTCATCCCGATGCTGGCCAAGCTGATGGTGCTTAGGCGGAAGAAGGCGATTCCCGCCCACCATGAAGGCATGGGAAGCATGTCCGAGCGGTATCGGCGATCACTCGACTGGGTGCTGCGCAACCGGATCAAGACGCTGCTTCTCACCGGCCTCATCTTCGTCGTTTCGATCGTTTCGACCGTGCCGTTTCTCGGGGCCAGCTTCATGCCGCAAAGCGAGGCGGATAAGCTGATCATGGTCGAAGTGAAAATGCCTCCGGAGACGAGCTTCGATATGCTCGATCTTCAAATGAAGCAGATCGAAACGATCATGGCCGAAGCCAAAAACGATAACGGCGGAAAGACGTTCGATTACGTCGAGGCTTTGATCGGGTATTACCTGAACGCCGACGAACGCACCGAGAATCGCGCGATGTTTTTCCTGAGGGCCGGAGAGACGACCGACGCCAAGGCGGCGGCGAAGCAGCTCAAGGAGAAGATCGTTTACGAGCTTCCGCAAAAATCGACCGTGGAAAGCACGGTGCTTTCCTTCGGCAGCGTATCGACAGGCGACGATTTCGTCTATCACTTAAAGGGTGAAAACGAGCTGCAGCTCGAAAAAGCGGCGGAAGCCGTCAAGGAGAAGCTGAAATCGTATCCGGAGCTGATCGGAATCAAGGACAGTCTCGGCGACAAGCGGGAGGAGGTCGAAATTGCGGTCGATCCGGAAAAATCCCGGCTGTACGGACTTTCCTCGGCGCAAATTTTGGAGATGGTAGCGGCCTGGATCGGCGTTAAGGACATCGGCGACTTCCGAGTTTAA
- a CDS encoding MBL fold metallo-hydrolase encodes MLHTNPETTITFLGTSTALPDLGSDTASFVINRKYLVDTGWSAVSNLRNVGVDPTEIEYVFFTHMHHDHYLSLPSLIFYFLMKRKNLEDLKMIGPVQDLERVVTLSMKLLQVDRFYSGKGAPTLIPLHPGDFFEDAAFTLHTCETVHPVQGLCYRFVDKRTGKVVSFTGDTAYHPPIADHVRGSSLLITEASLGPVSADPQHNPALHSGAIDAARIAEAAQVEKLLLVHGPLGKADACVEAASQVFSKTVAWPKDGETVTV; translated from the coding sequence TTGCTTCATACGAATCCGGAAACAACCATCACTTTTTTGGGAACCTCGACAGCTCTTCCCGACCTTGGAAGCGATACGGCCAGTTTTGTAATTAACCGCAAATATTTGGTGGACACCGGCTGGTCCGCAGTTTCCAATCTCCGAAACGTCGGGGTGGACCCGACCGAGATCGAATATGTTTTCTTTACCCACATGCACCATGACCATTATTTGTCTTTGCCTTCGCTTATTTTTTACTTTTTAATGAAGAGAAAAAACTTAGAGGACTTGAAAATGATCGGCCCCGTTCAGGATTTGGAGCGGGTCGTGACCTTGTCCATGAAGCTGCTGCAGGTCGACCGTTTTTACAGCGGTAAAGGCGCTCCGACATTGATCCCTCTCCATCCGGGAGACTTTTTCGAGGATGCCGCTTTTACGCTGCACACCTGCGAAACGGTTCATCCTGTGCAAGGTTTATGCTACCGCTTCGTGGACAAGCGGACGGGGAAGGTTGTTTCTTTCACCGGGGATACCGCGTACCATCCTCCGATCGCCGACCATGTAAGAGGAAGCTCGCTGCTCATCACGGAAGCATCGCTCGGACCGGTTTCGGCCGATCCGCAGCATAATCCGGCCTTGCATTCGGGAGCTATCGATGCGGCCCGCATCGCGGAAGCCGCCCAAGTGGAAAAGCTTCTTCTGGTCCATGGGCCTCTCGGCAAGGCGGATGCATGCGTGGAAGCGGCAAGTCAGGTGTTTTCCAAAACGGTGGCATGGCCCAAGGACGGAGAAACGGTTACCGTCTGA
- a CDS encoding ABC transporter permease yields MSTAESEIRAQAAKPVPRQSSGKQSAFWRYLWFHRHLYLMLAPALLFYLVFHYIPMYGAVVAFKDFSITKGILGSDWAGLKHFNYLFSQDKFWEVIGNTVVISLYRLVFGFPTPLVVALLLNEVRVKLFKRTVQTVIYLPHFISWVILGGLLINLLSTDNGVINNMIKSFGGAPVGFMSDEAYFRGTLVVSMIWKEFGWNTIIYMAALAGINPQLYEAAVIDGAGRWQRLLHVTLPLIRSTVVLLLILRLGGIMEAGFEQIFVLYHPGVYSVADIIDTYVYRIGLTEGRFSMAAAVGLFKSLINFALLVLANRLARMMGEKGVY; encoded by the coding sequence GTGTCAACAGCGGAAAGCGAAATTCGGGCGCAAGCGGCCAAGCCGGTTCCTCGTCAATCATCCGGAAAACAATCCGCGTTTTGGCGGTACTTATGGTTTCATCGGCATTTATACCTGATGCTGGCGCCGGCGCTGCTGTTTTATTTGGTTTTTCATTACATCCCGATGTACGGCGCGGTCGTTGCGTTCAAGGATTTCAGCATCACGAAGGGGATCCTCGGCAGCGACTGGGCGGGGCTTAAACATTTCAACTATTTGTTCTCGCAGGACAAATTTTGGGAGGTGATCGGCAACACCGTGGTGATCAGTCTGTACCGGCTCGTCTTCGGCTTTCCGACGCCGCTTGTCGTCGCTTTGCTGCTGAATGAGGTGCGGGTAAAGCTGTTCAAGCGGACGGTGCAAACGGTCATCTACCTTCCGCATTTTATTTCCTGGGTTATTCTCGGCGGCTTGCTGATCAATTTGCTGTCCACAGATAACGGCGTAATCAACAATATGATCAAATCGTTCGGCGGTGCGCCGGTCGGTTTTATGAGTGACGAAGCTTACTTTCGCGGTACGCTTGTGGTCTCGATGATCTGGAAGGAGTTCGGCTGGAACACGATCATTTACATGGCGGCGCTGGCCGGGATCAATCCCCAGCTGTATGAAGCGGCGGTCATCGACGGAGCCGGCCGCTGGCAGCGGCTGCTGCACGTGACGCTTCCGCTCATTCGGAGCACGGTGGTGCTGCTGCTCATTTTGCGTCTCGGCGGCATTATGGAAGCCGGGTTCGAGCAAATCTTCGTGCTGTACCATCCCGGCGTTTACAGCGTTGCGGATATTATCGACACCTACGTATACCGCATCGGTTTGACCGAAGGGCGCTTCAGCATGGCGGCGGCGGTCGGCCTGTTCAAATCGCTGATCAATTTCGCGCTGCTCGTTCTGGCGAACAGGCTCGCGAGAATGATGGGGGAAAAAGGAGTTTATTAA
- a CDS encoding sulfatase, whose product MTGKTERRPNIIFILIDDMGWKDLGCYGSSFYETPHLDRLAAEGMRFTEAYAACPVCSPTRASIMTGKYPATLGVTNWIGGHTKGRLIDAPYIDHLPSGEKTIAAALKEAGYRTWHVGKWHLGGRAYYPDKHGFDVNIGGCDWGMPKFGYFSPYGIETLAEGPEGEYLTDRLTDEAIRLIRQNDGTPFFLNLWHYAVHIPIEVDAELTERFAAKARELGLDRETAVVPGEPFPCEHKKDLRVQRRIIQSDPAYAAMIYNLDQNIGRLLEALEETGALDDTVILFTSDNGGLSTAEGSPTSNLPLNEGKGWMYEGGVREPLIVRWPGVVAPGTVCEAPVTSPDFYPTLLDIAGLPHEPQQHADGCSLISLLKGEGAPERDAIYWHYPHYGNQGGTPGSSVRAGDYKLIEFFEDGRLELYDLKNDISEEHNLAARFPELAERLRAKLAAWRKSVEAKIPPVNPDFVPWR is encoded by the coding sequence ATGACGGGAAAAACGGAACGCAGACCGAATATTATTTTCATATTGATCGATGATATGGGCTGGAAAGACCTCGGGTGCTACGGCAGCTCCTTTTACGAGACGCCCCACCTCGACCGCCTGGCGGCCGAAGGAATGCGGTTCACGGAAGCGTACGCCGCCTGCCCGGTATGTTCGCCGACAAGGGCCAGCATCATGACCGGGAAATATCCCGCCACGCTCGGAGTGACCAACTGGATTGGCGGTCATACGAAAGGGCGGCTTATCGACGCTCCTTATATCGATCATTTGCCCTCCGGGGAGAAAACGATTGCGGCAGCGCTGAAGGAAGCCGGGTACCGGACGTGGCATGTCGGCAAATGGCATTTGGGGGGCCGCGCCTATTATCCGGACAAACACGGCTTCGACGTGAATATAGGAGGCTGCGATTGGGGGATGCCGAAGTTCGGCTACTTCAGCCCGTACGGCATCGAAACGCTCGCGGAAGGGCCGGAAGGGGAGTATTTGACCGACCGGCTCACCGATGAGGCGATCCGGTTGATCCGGCAAAACGACGGAACGCCGTTTTTTCTGAACCTGTGGCATTATGCGGTTCACATCCCGATTGAGGTTGACGCGGAACTGACCGAACGTTTTGCTGCCAAAGCCCGCGAGCTCGGACTCGATCGTGAGACGGCGGTTGTTCCGGGGGAGCCGTTTCCGTGCGAGCATAAGAAGGATCTCCGCGTGCAGAGGCGCATCATCCAATCGGATCCCGCCTATGCGGCGATGATTTACAATCTCGATCAAAATATCGGGAGGTTGCTCGAGGCGCTGGAGGAAACCGGCGCGCTGGACGATACGGTGATCCTGTTTACTTCGGATAACGGAGGTTTATCGACGGCGGAAGGGTCGCCGACGAGCAATTTGCCGCTGAACGAAGGGAAAGGCTGGATGTATGAAGGCGGCGTCAGGGAGCCGCTCATCGTGCGTTGGCCCGGCGTTGTAGCGCCTGGCACCGTTTGTGAGGCGCCGGTGACAAGCCCGGATTTTTATCCGACGCTGCTGGATATCGCCGGACTGCCGCATGAACCGCAGCAGCATGCGGACGGCTGCAGCCTTATTTCGCTGCTGAAGGGGGAAGGTGCTCCGGAGCGTGACGCTATTTACTGGCATTACCCTCACTACGGCAATCAAGGCGGGACGCCCGGATCTTCCGTTCGCGCGGGAGATTACAAGCTGATCGAATTTTTCGAGGACGGGCGGCTGGAGCTGTACGATTTGAAAAACGACATTTCCGAGGAGCATAATTTGGCGGCCCGTTTTCCCGAGCTGGCGGAGCGGCTTCGCGCGAAGCTGGCTGCATGGCGGAAAAGCGTGGAGGCGAAAATTCCGCCGGTTAATCCGGATTTCGTTCCTTGGCGTTGA
- a CDS encoding carbohydrate ABC transporter permease, whose amino-acid sequence MHRTGTAGKLFDAFNFAILALLAVITLYPFWDTLIVSVIPLDEYLGASIHLFPKSLTFGAYRYLFSMKELWTSYGVTIFVTVAGTALSMLLTVMAAYALSQRQLKGGRVIMFLLVFTMMFSGGIIPTYLVVKNLGLMNTVWALIIPSAVNTYNLIVMRNFFFTLPEGLIDAARIDGCHDWGVLFKIVVPLSMPAISTITLFYAVSRWNEFFNAIFFISDKNLWPLQLFLRSMLFENESSYSGGGDSLFLLGPSIKMATVMAATIPVMLVYPFFQKYFASGVMIGGVKE is encoded by the coding sequence ATGCACCGTACGGGAACCGCCGGCAAGCTGTTCGACGCGTTTAATTTCGCGATATTGGCGCTGCTCGCTGTCATTACCTTGTATCCTTTTTGGGATACGCTGATCGTTTCCGTCATTCCGCTTGACGAATATTTAGGTGCGAGCATTCACCTGTTTCCGAAAAGCCTGACTTTCGGAGCGTATCGGTATTTGTTTTCGATGAAGGAGCTGTGGACTTCCTACGGGGTGACGATTTTCGTCACCGTCGCGGGAACGGCGCTCAGCATGCTGCTTACGGTGATGGCCGCTTATGCGTTATCCCAGAGGCAGCTTAAGGGAGGGCGCGTCATCATGTTCCTTCTCGTCTTTACGATGATGTTCAGCGGGGGCATCATCCCGACTTATCTGGTCGTCAAAAATCTGGGGTTGATGAATACGGTATGGGCGCTGATTATCCCGAGCGCGGTGAATACATACAACCTGATCGTGATGAGAAATTTCTTTTTTACGCTGCCGGAGGGGTTAATCGATGCGGCGCGGATCGACGGGTGTCACGACTGGGGCGTGCTGTTTAAAATCGTCGTTCCGCTGTCGATGCCGGCGATCTCGACGATCACGCTGTTTTACGCCGTTTCGCGGTGGAACGAGTTTTTTAACGCGATCTTTTTCATCAGCGATAAAAATTTATGGCCCCTGCAGCTGTTCCTGCGCAGCATGCTGTTCGAGAACGAATCGTCTTATTCCGGCGGCGGGGACAGCCTGTTTTTGCTCGGGCCGTCCATTAAAATGGCGACGGTCATGGCGGCGACGATTCCGGTTATGCTGGTGTATCCGTTTTTTCAAAAATATTTTGCCAGCGGCGTTATGATCGGTGGGGTCAAGGAATGA
- a CDS encoding efflux RND transporter permease subunit gives MSENDKDSVDKIGRLTLKTPAGAEIALQDVAKVRLIAAPASLTRDMQKMTVTVSANIDAKDKAGIIAKITNDLNAVELPSGVVREVKGVSEDIEESFVQLFLAMVASIFIVYLIMVVSFGNASAPFSILFSLPLALIGGFYGLLVAKETINVTSLIGFLMLIGIVVTNAIVLIDRVQQLREEGCGIREALLEAGATRLRPIIMTAGATMIALMPLALGFSKGAIMSKGLAVVVIGGLASSTLLTLIVVPVVYDLIESSKLRFSRSLRGQEQAAIHAKGTTVVS, from the coding sequence CTGAGCGAGAATGACAAAGATTCGGTGGACAAAATCGGGCGGCTTACCTTAAAGACCCCCGCCGGGGCGGAAATCGCGCTCCAGGACGTGGCGAAGGTACGGCTTATTGCCGCACCCGCATCACTCACGCGGGACATGCAGAAGATGACGGTGACCGTATCGGCGAATATCGACGCGAAGGATAAGGCCGGGATAATCGCCAAAATAACGAACGATTTAAACGCCGTCGAGCTTCCTTCCGGCGTCGTCCGCGAGGTGAAAGGGGTATCCGAGGACATCGAAGAGAGCTTCGTACAGCTGTTTCTCGCTATGGTCGCTTCGATCTTCATCGTCTATCTCATCATGGTCGTCTCGTTCGGGAACGCGAGCGCCCCGTTTTCGATTTTGTTCTCGCTTCCGCTCGCCCTGATCGGAGGTTTCTACGGCCTGCTGGTGGCCAAGGAAACGATCAACGTCACGTCGCTGATCGGTTTTCTGATGCTGATCGGCATCGTGGTGACAAACGCGATCGTGCTGATCGACCGCGTGCAGCAGCTTCGCGAGGAAGGCTGCGGCATCCGCGAGGCGCTGCTTGAAGCCGGTGCAACGCGGCTGAGGCCGATCATCATGACGGCGGGAGCGACGATGATCGCCCTTATGCCGCTTGCCCTCGGATTTTCCAAGGGCGCGATCATGTCCAAGGGCCTTGCCGTCGTCGTCATCGGCGGGCTTGCCAGCTCGACGCTGCTGACGCTGATCGTCGTGCCGGTCGTGTACGATTTGATTGAATCTTCGAAGCTGAGATTCAGCCGGTCGCTGCGCGGGCAGGAACAAGCGGCGATCCATGCGAAAGGGACCACCGTCGTATCGTAA